The genome window GATCCCGACAAATCGTTCCGCGACATCAGCCGCATCATCGGCTGCGATGCCGGGTTTTCGGCGCGATTGCTCAAAGTGGTCAACAGTCCTTTTTACGGTTTCGAGCGCAAGATCGAAAGCCTCGATCACGCCATCGCCCTCGTCGGCACGGAACCTCTGGCTGACCTGCTGTTTTCGATGGCGGTGATCCAGAGCTTTCGCGGCATCCCGCACGAACTGTTCAACGAAGACCTGTTCTGGCGGCACAGCGTGGCCTGCGGTGTGCTGGCCCGGCACCTGGCGGTGCGTAATGGACGCGACCGCCCCGCCCGCTATTACCTGATAGGTGTGTTGCACGACATGGGCCGGGTGCTGTTGTGTGTGCGCGAACCCACCACCGTCGCCACCATTCTGAAACTCCGGGCGTCCGGCGGACAGGAGTTGTGCCTGCTCGAACGCGAACAACTGGGCTTCGACCACGCCGAGGTGGGGGCGGCCCTGTTGCAGGTCTGGGGCCTGCCGTCGCTGCACGTCGAAAGCATCCGCTGGCACCACCAGCCGGACGAGGGAGGAGACCATGCCGATGACGCCCGCATTCTGGCTGCGGCCGATGTGTTGTGCCACCAGTTGGAGTTCAGCGCCGACAACGAGCGCGGCCACCGCCCCCTGCCCCCGGACTACTGGAAACAGGTTGGGGTGACCCCGGAAGAACTGCCTCAATTGAAAGAGCGCATCCAACCGGAGTTCCAATCCCTGCTAGACCTCGTGGGATAAACGTCCCCCAGCCGGTCGAAACTTTTGGGCGAACCGGTTCCAATCCTTCCCGGTTCTGGTATGATGAAGCCGATTTTTTTGGCCCGGTTCCCCGGTCACTGCAACCCATACTCTCGAATTCATTCATGACACTCATCGACGGCAAACTCGTCTCCTCGGTCATCAAGGACCGCGTCCAGATCCAGGTGGCGGATCTTAAAAATAAATCCGGCAAGGTGCCGGGCCTGGCGGTGGTGCTGGTCGGCGAAGATCCGGCCTCCGCCGTGTACGTAAAAAATAAGAACAAAACCTGCGAGGCGATGGGATTCCAGTCGCTGTCGCACACCCTGCCGGCGGACACGGACGAGGCCACGCTGCTGCAGCTGATCGCCACGCTCAACCAGGACGAGGCGGTGCATGGCATCCTCGTGCAACTGCCGCTGCCCAAGCAGATCGATTCCCAGCGCGTGCTGGAAGCCATCGATCCGCGCAAGGATGTGGACGGGTTTCATCCGGTCAACGTCGGCTACCTGACTTCCGGGGTCAAAACGCTTGCTCCGTGCACGCCCGCGGGTATTATAGAAATGCTGGACCATTACAAGATCGATATCGAGGGCAAACGCGCGGTGATCATCGGTCGCAGCAACATCGTCGGCAAACCGATGGCCATGCTGCTGCTGCAACGCCACGCCACGGTGACGATCTGCCATTCGCGCACGAAAGACTTGCCCGCGGTGGCCAGGGAAGCGGACATCGTGGTCGGCGCCATCGGCAAACCGCGCTTCGTCACCGCCGACTTCGTGAAAGACGGCGCGGTGGTGATCGACGTCGGCATCAACCGCGTGGACGGCAAGCTGGTGGGCGACGTGGATTTCGACAAGGTGGCGGAGAAGTGTTCATACATCACCCCGGTGCCCGGCGGCGTCGGGCCCATGACCATCGCCATGCTCATGCAGAACACGCTGACCGCGTTCAAGACCATCCACAACCTGTAAACCCGTACCGGCGCAGGCAGGCCGCAGGGGAGTTAATTAAATAGGGAATGATCGGGAGGGGGTCTATATGCCGATAGTACCGCGTTGGATATTTAATTTTGCCGACAATCTATTTGGGTCCCTTATTTTTTTTATTATTGGGTACATTTTTTTAAGAAAGAAGTTTACTACAGGAATCAGATTGACCTCATTCATTATCGGAGCCCATAGTGGGTTGTTGGGATTTGCTTTAACCCATTTACATCAATGGACTGACCAAGGGACTATTTCAGATAAGGATGCTCTTGGGGCTTTGATGAATATAATCTCATGGGCTTTAATTGGTTTTGCGGTTGGCGTCCATTTTCGGTCCAAGGCTAAAGCTCAAGAACCCTCCTGAAGCTCCATCATTAATTAATCCATAATTTGGGTGATCCAAAACAAAATTTAAGGACACACCGCATGGCCCTCATCTCCCCGGACCGGTCGGACGCTCCCCTCGAAGACGAAAGCGGCCACGTCTTCACCGTCGGCGAACTCACGCGCACCATTCGCTCGCTTCTGGAGCAGGCGTTTGAGATGGTGTGGGTGGAAGGCGAGATTTCCAATTACACCGTCGCCAACTCCGGCCACGCCTATTTCAGCCTGAAAGACGACAAGGCGCAGGTGCGCTGCGTGTTCTTCCGCGGCAACCGCATGCGCGTGAAATTCAAACCCGGCGACGGCGACCAGGTGCTGGTGTGCGGCCGGCTCAACGTGTACGAACCGCGTGGCGAGTACCAGATCGTGGTGGACTCGCTGGAGCCGCGCGGGCTGGGCGCGTTGCAGAAAGCCTTCGAACAGCTTAAAGAAAAATTGCAGAAGGAAGGCCTGTTCGACGAGGCCAGGAAGCAACCCATTCCCGAATTTCCGTGGCGCGTCGGCATCGTGACGTCGCCGACGGGTGCGGCCATCCGCGACATTGTGAATGTCATCCAGCGCAGGAACCCGAAAATCTCGGCGCTGCTCTATCCCGTCAAGGTGCAGGGCGACGGCGCGGCGGAAGAGGTCGCCGAGGCCATCCGCTACATGAACACCATCGAGGATCTGGATGTGCTCATTGTCGGGCGCGGCGGCGGCTCGATCGAAGACCTGTGGGCGTTCAACGAGGAAGTGGTGGCGCGCGCCATTTACGCGTCGGAGTTGCCGGTGATCTCCGCCGTCGGCCATGAAATCGATTTCACCATCGCTGATTTCGTCGCCGACCTGCGTGCGCCGACCCCGTCGGCGGCGGCGGAACTTGCGGTGCCGCGTCTTAAAGATGTGATGGAGGATTTGAGCTGGTTGATCAATTCGTTGATCGACGGCATGGACGACGAGATCGGCGAATACAAGGATCACTTGAGGCGGCTCATCGATCGGCGTTTTTTCCGCGAGCCGCAACGCATTCTCGAAGGTCCGGCGCAGCGCCTCGACGAAATATCGCAACGCCTGCTGCGCGGGCTCGATCAATGGGTCGTGGTGCAGCGCCACCGCGCCGTCAGCACCGTGCACCGGCTCATGCAGGCGTCGCCCCAATGGGATATCAAAAACGGTGAGGACAAACGCGCCGGTCTCGAACACCGGCTGATCAAGCAGATGGCGTCGCAATCGCGCTGGCACCGGCAGCGATTCGAAGGCGTCGCCAAAAACCTGAATGCGCTCAGTCCGCTATCGATTTTGGATCGGGGCTACAGCATCACCACCGATACCCAATCCGGCAAGGCGGTGAAGGCGAGCGGTGAGGTGAAGCCGGGTGATAAAGTCGAAGTGCGTCTGTCGAAAGGAAAGCTCGACTGCACGGTGGACGGGACGAATGAGTGAAACGGATTTTTGGAGGTAGTACGGATTATTAGCCAATCGAAAGTCGGCTTTCAATGTTCCCTCCCCTTTACAACGGGCACTCGCAGAGTGACGGGTGGGTGGGGTAAGGAAGGGAGTTCCAAAACCTCCCCTCATTCCCCTCCTTGGTAAGGAGGGGAGGCAAAACTTGGGGTTTTCTATTACTTCCACTGTATTAACGGAGTCCATATATGGCGGAGATGAAGTTTGAAAAGGCGTTGCAACGGCTGGAGCAGATTGTCGCCGAACTGGAAAAAGGCGAGCTCGACATCGACAAGTCGCTGCAGATTTTTGAAGAAGGCATCAAGATGTCGCGCATCTGTTCGAAGAAGTTGCAGGAAGCGGAACAGAAGATCGAAACGCTGACGCGCAACCAGAAGGGTGAACTGGTGGCGGAACTGTTCGGCGGCGAAGCGGCGCTGGATGCGGATGACGACGAAGACGACGATGACGAAGAAGAAGACAGTTAAACTGCGGCTCGACCAGTTGCTGGTAAAAAAAAACTGGTCACATCGCGCGAACGCGCGCAGGGGTTGATCCTCGCCGGGCGTGTGCGCCTGGGCGATGAGGTGTTGGACAAGCCCGGCCGCATGCTGGCGGAAGACGCGCCGCTTGCGGTTGAAGACCCGAATCCCTTCGTCAGCCGGGGTGGCGTCAAACTGGCACACGCGCTCACCACGTTCGGCGTTTCGGCCACCGGCAAAACGGCGGCGGACATCGGCGCGTCCACCGGCGGCTTCACCGATTGCCTGCTGCAAAACGGCGCGAAGAAAGTGTATGCCTTCGATGTCGGCTACGGCCAGCTCGACTGGAAACTGCAAAGCGACGACCGCGTGGTGCTCTGCGACCGCTTCAATGCGCGGCATCTTAAGCTGGAGGATGTGGACGGGGAAGCGGTGGGCCTCGCGGTGATCGACGTGTCGTTCATCTCGCTGAAGCTCATCCTGCCTGCCGTGTTCGCGGTGATGAAAGAAGAAGGCGACCTCGTTGCGCTGGTCAAACCGCAGTTCGAGGTGGGTAAAGACGAAGTCGAGCACAAGGGCATCATCCGCGATCCCGCCAAGCACGAAAAAGTGCTCACCGATTTGACGGCGTTCGTGGTGGCGCAGGGCTGGGTCGCGTGCGGCCTCACCGCCTCGCCCATCACCGGGCAAAAGGGCAACCGCGAATATTTACTGCATTGCGTGGCCGCCGGACGCGGCGAGGCCATCGAACCCGCACACATCACGAAAGAGGTGCAGGCATGATTCTGAGCGGCGACGACATTCACAAGGCCCTCGCGGACGGGCGCATGATCGTCGAGCCCGCGCCGGCGAAGGAAAACATCGACACCACGTCGATCGACCTGCATCTTGGCGAGCCGCTCTGGATCTGGAAACCGGAATACGAGCCTTACGGCGTTTCCAGCATCACCGTCAATCCGGAGCATTTCGATTACCGTCAGTTCAGCGACCAGTATTTGATTGAAGTGCCGAAAGATGAGAAAGGCTGCTACCGCCTCGAACCCAAACGCATCTACCTGGGCTCGACGTTTGAGAAAGTCGAGTTCCCGCCCGGTTCGCGGCTGGCGGGTCGCGTCGAAGGCAAAAGCCGCATCGCGCGGCTCGGCCTCATGGTGCACATGACCGCGCCGATGATACACTGCGGCACCGGCCTCGGCATCATCACCCTGGAGATGCTCAACCACGGTCCGTTCGTCATTGAAGCCAAACCCGGCGAGACGCGCATCTGCCAACTCGTGCTGGAGGAAGTGACCAGCGACCCCGGCGACCGCTCCGGCCGCCAGTTCCACAAACAAAAAGACGCGAAGGGTTGACCGGACTGCGTCCGGAGACACCGGGCCTCGCCCGGAGGAAGTTGGCTACTGCCCAGTGGTCGCTACGATGGCCGGTGGGCGCGCTCCTCTACGAGGAGGAGAAATGGGCTATTGCCCAGTAGTCCCGGCGATGGCCGGTGGGCGCATTCGAAAAGACTCCCTCTCCCTTGATGGGAGAGGGTTGGGGTGAGGGTGATTAATAAGTCTTCTTTCCTTATATCCCCTGTTCCCTCCGGGTGTGGCCCGGCTCCTCAGAATGACAGGTTGGGGTCTGAACTGTCATTCTGAGCGTCAGCGAAGAATCGATGTTTTGTTTTTTAAGGAAGAAGGCTCCAACCCCCCCCCTCAGTCTCCTCCTTGGTAAGGAGGGGAGAAATTCAACTGTGAGAAAAGACCCGCTTCAATGATCCCTCCCCTTTCCAAGGGACACACGGAGTGACGGGTTGGGTGGGGTAATGGGATTTTTTATAACTCGTCTTTGTAAACAATGAACGCGTTTTTGGGATAGACGAGGTGGGTTTCGCCCCACTGGTGGGCGGTGGTGAGGCTCCAGTCGGATTCGTCTTCCAGCTCTTTCAGGCGCAGGCCACCGGTGCCTCCGTAGATGAGCAGCGCCACGCCGTCGCCCGACTCCTCGACGCGGCAAGCGTACGCCGGGCAGGGGGCGTTGGTCTCCGCATCCCATCCGGTCACCTGCACCGGCTGGTCCGATCCCTGCACGGGGTACTTGATGGCGTACACCTCGCGCGGGGCATCCATCTCGCGGTACAGCATGCTGAACGGCCGATCGACATTGCCGCAGGGTTCGACTTCAAGGAACATAAAATTGGCCTTGTAACAGCATCCTGCTTTCCCGGGCAGGAAAATTTTTATTCCTTCTCCCCTGGTGGGAGAAGGTTAGGATGAGGGGGGATCAATGAGATCTCCCTGCTAAACATAGTAAGTTTTGTTTTACCAAATGAGGAGGCATTAGTCACCCTCACCCGGCCCTCTCCCATTGAGGAAGAGGGAGCAATGTAGATTCGCGCCTTCAAACCATTCTTTGCAATGGGGACATCAGCCCGTTGCTCCCAACCGTTTCTCTGGGGCTCGCCATTTTTGGGGCGATGCGGTACAATCGGGCCTTTCCCGAAACCTGGGATTCAAATACGTCTTTTTGCCGCGGGCCATGCCCGCCGGACTGAGTCCGGTGACAACAGGATAAATTCAGAATTGCGCCCACGGATCATTGCCCTAACCACCGGGCAGTAGCCATTTTGCGACGGGCCACGCCCGCCGGACTGAGTCCGGTGACAACAGGATAAATTCAGAATTGCGCCCATGGATCATCGCCCTAACCACCGGGCAGTAGCCATTTTGCGACGGGCCACGCCCGCCGGACTGAGTCCGGTGATAACAGGATAAATTCAGAATTGCGCCCACGGATCATTGCCCTAACCACCGGGCAGTAGCCATTTTGCGACGGGCCACGCCCGCCGGATTGAGTCCGGTGACAACAGGATAAATTCAGAATTGCGCCCACGGATCATTGCCCTAACCACCGGGCAGTAGCCATTTTGCGACGGGCCACGCCCGTCTTACATCATAAAACCATTTCTAAGGATTTGCGAATGCATAAACTGGTTTTGATGCGCCACGGCCAGAGCACCTGGAACCTGGAGAACCGCTTCACCGGCTGGACCGACGTGGACCTCACCGATCAGGGCCGCGAGGAAGCCCGGCTGGGGGGTCAGCTCATCCGCGAGGCCGGACTGACCTTCGACGTGGCCCACACTTCTGTTTTGAAACGCGCCATCCGCACGTTGTGGATCGCGCTCGACGAACTCGATTTGATGTGGATTCCGGTCCACCGCTCCTGGCGGCTGAACGAACGCCACTATGGCAACCTGCAGGGACTCAACAAAGCCGAAACCGCGGAACAGCACGGCGACGACCAGGTGAAGATCTGGCGGCGCAGTTACGACATCCCGCCGCCACCGCTCCCCGACGGCGACGCACGCCTGCCGCACAGCGATCGGCGCTATGCCGGGGTCGATGCCGCCGACCTGCCGAAGACGGAGGCGCTCAAGCACACGGTCGATCGTTTTCTGCCGTACTGGAACGACACCATCGTGCCCGAGATCCAGGCCGGCAGGCGCGTGCTCATCTGCGCCCACGGCAACAGCCTGCGCGCCCTGGTCAAGCACCTCGACGGCATCAGCAATGAGGACATCGTGGAACTCAACATCCCGACCGGCATCCCGCTGGTGTACGAACTGAATGAGAGTTTGAAGCCGACCAAGAGTTATTACCTCGGCGACGCCGAAGCGGCGAAGAAGGCGGCGGATGCCGTCGCCAAACAGGCCGGCGGGAAATAGTGGGGAAGGGTCATCGGTAACCCCTCCCAGCCCTCCCCTTGTAAAGGGGAGGGATCATTGAAAACCGGGTACGTTCATCTTGGACGCAGTCCGCGCCTACGGATCATCGCCGTGACCACTGGGCAGTAGCCCGTTTCTACCGGACGAGGTCCGGATAGGGCTTGACAAAAGCGGGAATAAAAATAGAATAAGTTCAAGCAAACTAGGTGATTACAGGCACGTAGCTCAGGGGTAGAGTACTTGCTTGACATGCAAGGGGTCGGCGGTTCGAAACCGCCCGTGCCTATTTTCTCAATATCCTGGATTCCCTAAGGCCTTTTTATTCAGATGGAAGGGCATCATGCGCGGGTTGCCCCATGATGCCTTTTTACGTATATGAACGAACAGACACAAAATCCCGCTCCGCAGACGGAATTCGATCTCGACACCCTGCGCCACAGTTGCGCCCACCTCATGGCGCAGGCGGTGAAGCAGCTCTTTCCGGAGACGCAGATCACCATCGGTCCGGTGATCGAAGACGGGTTTTATTACGATTTTTACCGCGAGACGCCGTTCGTTCCGGAAGATTTGCAGAAGATCGAAAAGCGTATGAAGGAGATCGCCAAAAAAGGTCTGCCTATCGAGCGTCAGGAAATGCCGCGCGATGACGCCGTAAAATTTTTTAAAGACATGGGCGAGGAGTTCAAGGTCGAGATCATCGAGTCGATCGACCAGGCCGACACCATTTCCGCGTACTCGCAGGGCGATTTCACCGACCTGTGCCGCGGTCCGCACGTGGACAACACGAAACGCCTGAAAGCGTTCAAGCTGCTGTCCACCTCCGCCGCCTACTGGCGCGGCGACGAGCGCAACCCGGTGATGCAACGCATCTACGGCACCGCGTGGCGCAACAAGGATGAGTTGAAGCAATACCTCGACCGGCTGGAAGAAGCCAAGCGCCGCGACCACCGCAAGCTGGGCAAGGAACTCGACCTGTTTTCGATGTCGGAGGACGTCGGTCCCGGCCTCATCCTGTGGCACCCGAAAGGATCGCGCATCCGCTACATCGTCGAGGAATTCTGGCGGCAGCAGCATTACAAAAACGGCTACGAACTCGTTTACACGCCGCACACGGCGAAGTCGGACCTGTGGCAGACCAGTGGGCATTTCGATTTTTACAAAGAGAACATGTTCGCGCCGATGGATGTCGAGAACAAGGAGTACATCCTGAAGCCGATGAACTGCCCGTTCCACATTCAGATTTACAAGTCGCACCTGCGCAGTTACCGCGACCTGCCCCTGCGCTGGGCGGAGTTGGGCACGGTGTACCGTTACGAACGTTCCGGCGTCATGCACGGTCTGCTGCGCGTGCGCGGCTTCACGCAGGACGACGCGCACCTGTTCTGCGCGCACAACCAGATCGAGTCCGAGATCGAACGCGTGTTGCAGTTCGTGCTCTACATCCTGCGTTCGTTCGGGTTCGACGAATACAAAGTATTTTTGAGCACGCGGCCGGAAAAATCCGTGGGTTCCGACAACGATTGGGAGACGGCAACGACGGCCTTGCAGAAGGCGCTCGACGCATCCGGCCTCGATTACGAGGAAGACCCCGGCGAAGGCGTGTTCTACGGACCGAAGATCGACATCAAGATCAAGGACAGCCTCGGCCGTTTCTGGCAGGTCTCGACGATCCAGGTCGATTTCAATCTGCCGCACCGGTTCGAGATGACCTACGTCGCCGAGGACGGCAAACAGCATCAGCCGATCATGATCCACCGCGCGCTGATGGGATCGATCGAGCGCTTTTTCGGCTGCCTGATCGAGCATTATGCCGGAGCGTTTCCGTTGTGGCTGGCGCCGGTGCAGGTGGCGCTGTTGCCCATCACCGACAGTCAGAATGGTTATGCCGAAAAAGTTGCCGCCCAACTGGAAGAAAACGGAATCCGGGTGGAAAAAGACTTGCGAAATGAGAAGATTGGGTTCAAGATAAGGGCGGCCCAAATGGCCAAAACCCCCTATATGTTGGTTTTAGGTGACAAGGAAGTTCAATCCGGGCAGATAGCCGTCCGCAAGCGGCGTTCTCAGGAAACCCACACTCTGTCTCTGGATGATTTCTTGAAAAGGTTGAAGCAGGAAATCGATGACAAGGTCATCGACGTGCATTGAGTTTGCACGGAACTCGATATAGGAGACCTTTGTATTAATAAAAAACAGCGTATCAACAACATGATCCGTGTCAAGGAAGTCACGGTGATTGGCGCCGACGGTGAGCAGTTGGGAACCTTCCCCACGCACGAGGCCTTGGCTATGGCCCAGGAAAACGACCTCGATCTGGTCGAAGTCGCACCGCACGCCAACCCGCCCGTTTGCCGGATCATGGATTACGGCAAATTCAAGTACAAGCAAAGCAAGCGGGCGCACGAAGCCAAAAAGAACCAGCGGGTCATTCACGTCAAGGAAGTCAAATTCCGGCCGAATACCGACCAGCACGATTTCAATTTCAAGATCAAGCACGCGCAGCGCTTTCTGGAAGCCGGCGACAAGGCCAAGATCATCATCTTTTTCAAGGGACGCGAAATCGTCCATCGTGATCATGGCCAGAAGCTGCTGGAACGCGTCGCGCAAACGCTGGAAGATGTGGCGGACATCGAGCAGTCGTCGAAGCAGGAAGGCCGCACGTTGACGATGATCATGGTGCCGAAAAAGAAAAAAGAAGTTCCCGTTAAGAAAGAAGATGCGGCCGAGAGCTGAGCGCCGGTTCGCAGATGGAATCAGGATAAGGAATACGGAGTCCAAATCATGCCGAAAATGAAAACCAACAAGAGCGCCGCAAAACGGTTTCGCAAAACCGGTACCGGCAAGATCCGCCGCAATGCTGCGTTCACCAGTCACATACTGACGAGCAAATCCACCAAACGTAAACGCAATCTTCGACGCAGCCGGACTCTCACCAGCGGCGACGCCAAGCGCATCAAAGCCTTGTTGCCCTACTGAGAACCGAGAGAAGACCTGGAGAACCTGAAAAATGCCAAGAGCCGTAAATGGAACCGTATCCCGGAACCGCCGCAAAAAAGTACTGAAACTGGCGAAAGGCTTCCGCAGTGTGCGCAGCAAGGCATACCGCAAAGCCCGCGAAGCGGTGGAAAAATCGCTGAGCTATGCCTACCGCGATCGCCGCACCCGCAAGCGTGATTTCCGTCGCCTGTGGATCGCCCGCATCAACGCCGCTGCCCGCGCTGAAGGCCTGACCTACAGCCAGTTCATGCACGGCCTGAAAAAAGCCAACATCGATCTCGACCGCAAAGTGCTGTCCGACATGGCGATACATAACGAAAAATCGTTCAAGTCGCTGCTCGAAACCGCCCGCTCGAATTTAAGCTGACCGGACTGCGTCCGGAGGCAGCTGAGCACTGTCCGGTGGGTGGGTGATGATCTGTGGGCTCATTTCAAAGATGATCCGCCTTTTCGGGGCGAGGCCCCGGTCCCCCCTTCTCCGAAGGGCCGGGTATCACCCGGATGGAAACAGGGCGTTTTAAAGAGGTTCGCAGACCATGGTTCGCTCTTCAAGCGTTGCCAGTCTGCTTTTCCTCGCAGAGGAGCAGGGGGCTTTTTCCTTTTCAGTTTGTTATTCTGAACGCAGTGAAGAATGACGCATTAAATAAGGAAGAAGCTTCATGACCTCTCCTCTGTCTCCTCCGCCGATAACCATGATCGATCAGATTGACAATCACCGCCGGGAGTTTGAAGAAGCCCTCACCGCCGCCTCCCGTCCGGACGATCTCAAGGACCTGCGCACGCGCTACCTCGGTAAAAAAGGTCACGTCACCGCCATCCTCAAAGACCTGCGCAACCTGCCGCCGGAAGAAAAACGCGCCGTCGGCAAACTCATCAACGATCTCAAAACCCACGTCGAAGAACGTCTGCAACAAAGAACCGAGGAACTGGCACAACAGGGCGCGGGTTCCAAAACCAGCACGTTCGACACCACGTTGCCTGGCCGCCGCGAGCCAGTCGGCACGCTGCACCCCATCATGCAGGTGATGGAAGAGATCACACAGGTGTTCGTCAGCCTCGGGTTCGACGTGGCCGAAGGGCCGGAGATCGAATCCGACTACTACAATTTCGAAGCCCTCAACATTCCGCAAGATCATCCCGCGCGCGACATGCAGGATACGTTTTACATCGGCGACCGCGTGTTGCGCACGCACACCTCGCCGGTGCAGATTCATGTCATGGAAAAACAGCAGCCGCCGGTGCGCATCATCGCCCCCGGCAAGGTGTACCGCTGTGACTCGGACATCTCGCACACGCCGATGTTTCACCAGATCGAAGGCCTGATGGTGGACGAGGGCGTGTCGTTCAGCGACCTCAAGGGCGTCATGAACCTGTTCGTGCAGCAGGTGTTCGGCGCCGGCACCGGCGTGCGCTTCCGCCCCAGTTTTTTCCCCTTCACCTGTCCCAGCGCGGAAGTGGACATCCAGTGTGTCATCTGCGGCGGCGACGGCTGCCGTGTGTGTTCGCGCACCGGCTGGATCGAAATCCTCGGTTGCGGTATGGTGGACCCGGCGGTGTTCGGGTTTGTCGATTACGATCCGGAAAAATGGACCGGCTTC of Nitrospina watsonii contains these proteins:
- a CDS encoding HDOD domain-containing protein — translated: MKTRSAEEFVRNQEKVYALARNFFAIHDALTDPDKSFRDISRIIGCDAGFSARLLKVVNSPFYGFERKIESLDHAIALVGTEPLADLLFSMAVIQSFRGIPHELFNEDLFWRHSVACGVLARHLAVRNGRDRPARYYLIGVLHDMGRVLLCVREPTTVATILKLRASGGQELCLLEREQLGFDHAEVGAALLQVWGLPSLHVESIRWHHQPDEGGDHADDARILAAADVLCHQLEFSADNERGHRPLPPDYWKQVGVTPEELPQLKERIQPEFQSLLDLVG
- the folD gene encoding bifunctional methylenetetrahydrofolate dehydrogenase/methenyltetrahydrofolate cyclohydrolase FolD, with product MTLIDGKLVSSVIKDRVQIQVADLKNKSGKVPGLAVVLVGEDPASAVYVKNKNKTCEAMGFQSLSHTLPADTDEATLLQLIATLNQDEAVHGILVQLPLPKQIDSQRVLEAIDPRKDVDGFHPVNVGYLTSGVKTLAPCTPAGIIEMLDHYKIDIEGKRAVIIGRSNIVGKPMAMLLLQRHATVTICHSRTKDLPAVAREADIVVGAIGKPRFVTADFVKDGAVVIDVGINRVDGKLVGDVDFDKVAEKCSYITPVPGGVGPMTIAMLMQNTLTAFKTIHNL
- the xseA gene encoding exodeoxyribonuclease VII large subunit — its product is MALISPDRSDAPLEDESGHVFTVGELTRTIRSLLEQAFEMVWVEGEISNYTVANSGHAYFSLKDDKAQVRCVFFRGNRMRVKFKPGDGDQVLVCGRLNVYEPRGEYQIVVDSLEPRGLGALQKAFEQLKEKLQKEGLFDEARKQPIPEFPWRVGIVTSPTGAAIRDIVNVIQRRNPKISALLYPVKVQGDGAAEEVAEAIRYMNTIEDLDVLIVGRGGGSIEDLWAFNEEVVARAIYASELPVISAVGHEIDFTIADFVADLRAPTPSAAAELAVPRLKDVMEDLSWLINSLIDGMDDEIGEYKDHLRRLIDRRFFREPQRILEGPAQRLDEISQRLLRGLDQWVVVQRHRAVSTVHRLMQASPQWDIKNGEDKRAGLEHRLIKQMASQSRWHRQRFEGVAKNLNALSPLSILDRGYSITTDTQSGKAVKASGEVKPGDKVEVRLSKGKLDCTVDGTNE
- a CDS encoding exodeoxyribonuclease VII small subunit; protein product: MAEMKFEKALQRLEQIVAELEKGELDIDKSLQIFEEGIKMSRICSKKLQEAEQKIETLTRNQKGELVAELFGGEAALDADDDEDDDDEEEDS
- a CDS encoding TlyA family RNA methyltransferase, which gives rise to MILAGRVRLGDEVLDKPGRMLAEDAPLAVEDPNPFVSRGGVKLAHALTTFGVSATGKTAADIGASTGGFTDCLLQNGAKKVYAFDVGYGQLDWKLQSDDRVVLCDRFNARHLKLEDVDGEAVGLAVIDVSFISLKLILPAVFAVMKEEGDLVALVKPQFEVGKDEVEHKGIIRDPAKHEKVLTDLTAFVVAQGWVACGLTASPITGQKGNREYLLHCVAAGRGEAIEPAHITKEVQA
- a CDS encoding dCTP deaminase, with amino-acid sequence MILSGDDIHKALADGRMIVEPAPAKENIDTTSIDLHLGEPLWIWKPEYEPYGVSSITVNPEHFDYRQFSDQYLIEVPKDEKGCYRLEPKRIYLGSTFEKVEFPPGSRLAGRVEGKSRIARLGLMVHMTAPMIHCGTGLGIITLEMLNHGPFVIEAKPGETRICQLVLEEVTSDPGDRSGRQFHKQKDAKG
- the gpmA gene encoding 2,3-diphosphoglycerate-dependent phosphoglycerate mutase, which produces MHKLVLMRHGQSTWNLENRFTGWTDVDLTDQGREEARLGGQLIREAGLTFDVAHTSVLKRAIRTLWIALDELDLMWIPVHRSWRLNERHYGNLQGLNKAETAEQHGDDQVKIWRRSYDIPPPPLPDGDARLPHSDRRYAGVDAADLPKTEALKHTVDRFLPYWNDTIVPEIQAGRRVLICAHGNSLRALVKHLDGISNEDIVELNIPTGIPLVYELNESLKPTKSYYLGDAEAAKKAADAVAKQAGGK
- the thrS gene encoding threonine--tRNA ligase gives rise to the protein MNEQTQNPAPQTEFDLDTLRHSCAHLMAQAVKQLFPETQITIGPVIEDGFYYDFYRETPFVPEDLQKIEKRMKEIAKKGLPIERQEMPRDDAVKFFKDMGEEFKVEIIESIDQADTISAYSQGDFTDLCRGPHVDNTKRLKAFKLLSTSAAYWRGDERNPVMQRIYGTAWRNKDELKQYLDRLEEAKRRDHRKLGKELDLFSMSEDVGPGLILWHPKGSRIRYIVEEFWRQQHYKNGYELVYTPHTAKSDLWQTSGHFDFYKENMFAPMDVENKEYILKPMNCPFHIQIYKSHLRSYRDLPLRWAELGTVYRYERSGVMHGLLRVRGFTQDDAHLFCAHNQIESEIERVLQFVLYILRSFGFDEYKVFLSTRPEKSVGSDNDWETATTALQKALDASGLDYEEDPGEGVFYGPKIDIKIKDSLGRFWQVSTIQVDFNLPHRFEMTYVAEDGKQHQPIMIHRALMGSIERFFGCLIEHYAGAFPLWLAPVQVALLPITDSQNGYAEKVAAQLEENGIRVEKDLRNEKIGFKIRAAQMAKTPYMLVLGDKEVQSGQIAVRKRRSQETHTLSLDDFLKRLKQEIDDKVIDVH
- the infC gene encoding translation initiation factor IF-3, translated to MNKKQRINNMIRVKEVTVIGADGEQLGTFPTHEALAMAQENDLDLVEVAPHANPPVCRIMDYGKFKYKQSKRAHEAKKNQRVIHVKEVKFRPNTDQHDFNFKIKHAQRFLEAGDKAKIIIFFKGREIVHRDHGQKLLERVAQTLEDVADIEQSSKQEGRTLTMIMVPKKKKEVPVKKEDAAES
- the rpmI gene encoding 50S ribosomal protein L35; translation: MPKMKTNKSAAKRFRKTGTGKIRRNAAFTSHILTSKSTKRKRNLRRSRTLTSGDAKRIKALLPY
- the rplT gene encoding 50S ribosomal protein L20, producing the protein MPRAVNGTVSRNRRKKVLKLAKGFRSVRSKAYRKAREAVEKSLSYAYRDRRTRKRDFRRLWIARINAAARAEGLTYSQFMHGLKKANIDLDRKVLSDMAIHNEKSFKSLLETARSNLS